The following coding sequences lie in one Metopolophium dirhodum isolate CAU chromosome 5, ASM1992520v1, whole genome shotgun sequence genomic window:
- the LOC132944631 gene encoding transcription initiation factor IIB-like, producing MSKNLVQCQQHPDAPLIEDYRAGDQICSECGLVVGDRVIDVGSEWRTFSNDKGANSADPSRVGGAENPLLNGSDLSTLVGPSRGDASFDEFGGMKYKNKGMVCSTNRSLLNAYREIGLMADRINLPRNIVDRANVLFKQVHDGKNLKGRSNDAIASASLYIACRQEGVPRTFKEICAVSKVSKKEIGRVFKLILKALETSVDLITTGDFMSRFCCNLGLPNMVQRAATHIAKKAVEYDIVPGRSPISVAAAAIFMASQASDEKRSQKEIGDIAGVAEVTIKQSYKLILANATLLFPEDFKFVTQISDLPTS from the exons ATGTCGAAAAATCTAG TGCAATGCCAACAGCACCCAGATGCTCCATTGATTGAAGATTACAGAGCTGGCGATCAAATATGTTCTGAATGCGGTCTTGTGGTCGGTGATCGAGTGATAGATGTGGGTTCCGAATGGAGAACATTCAGTAATGACAAGGGCGCCAATAGTGCCGATCCTTCGCGTGTTGGAGGGGCAGAAAATCCATTGCTCAATGGTTCTGACTTGTCAACACTGGTCGGTCCTTCGAGGGGCGATGCATCATTTGATGAGTTTGGCGgtatgaagtataaaaataagGGTATGGTTTGTTCAACCAATCGTTCACTACTTAATGCATACAGAGAAATTGGCCTTATGGCCGATCGCATAAATTTGCCAAGGAATATTGTTGATAGGGCCAATGTACTGTTCAAACAAGTGCACGATGGCAAAAATCTTAAAGGTCGATCAAATGACGCAATTGCGTCAGCTAGCTTGTACATCGCTTGTAGGCAAGAAGGTGTACCACGTACATTCAAAGAAATATGTGCTGTAAGCAAAGTTAGTAAAAAAGAAATTGGaagagtttttaaattaatattaaaggcATTGGAAACCAGTGTTGATTTGATAACAACTGGAGATTTCATGTCgagattttgttgtaatttgggATTACCAAACATGGTCCAGAGAGCAGCTACTCATATAGCTAAAAAAGCAGTAGAATATGATATTGTACCAGGTCGTTCTCCTATATCCGTAGCGGCCGCAGCAATATTTATGGCGTCCCAAGCATCTGATGAAAAACGTTCTCAAAAAGAAATTGGGGACATTGCTGGTGTTGCAGAAGTCACAATTAAGCAGTCATATAAACTGATATTGGCTAATGCTACTTTACTATTCCCAGAAGACTTTAAGTTTGTGACTCAGATTTCTGATCTTCCAACATCCTAA